GCCGACTTTGATAGAACTTCCTTCTGATTCAGAAACTGCGATTTGCAAATTTGTAAAAGGCGGACAAACCAGAATTTCTGATTTCAATTCCTGATTTCCAATTAATTCTTTAATTGATTTTATAAGATTTCCGGTACTTTGAATGTCCGTATTCATTTTCCAGTTTCCCGCAATTAGATTTCTTCTCATATTAATTATTCCTGTAACTGATTCCACTAACTCTATTAATTTTATAATTTTCAAGATTCTGGTCAGACTCAAAGCCATAACCTGTAATTATTTCATTTCTTGTTGATATTTTGACGAATTCATTCGAATATATCTTCTGTGTTCTATTATTCCACTCAAGTATCTGGGTTTCGAGTTTATTTCCGGTGCTGTCAGATATTACAACGACATTTCCGCGTGCAAGCATATTTTTGGTAACATCATCAATTCTGGCGCTGTCAGCTATCAGATTGCTGATTCTTGCCCCTGAAAATCTGGAGTAGAAATCAACATTAACCATATCATCTAAAAATGTTTCCTGATTATCTTGGAAAACTCTGCCTTTTTTTGCTTTTAATTTAGCTTTCGTATATCCTGAATCAACAAAAAGTACTTCAATATCAGTACCGGACTGGTCAGGCTCAGGGAAAACATAAGTAGAATCAACCGGCTTTGCGATTTTTGAATCAAAAATATCGCAAGATGTAACTGATGCTAATATCCACATCACAAAAAGAGATATGAAAACTATTTTTAAATATTTAATATGATGCTTAAATTCTATCATTGATTTTTAAAGAAATTATGTATTCGAAGAATAGAGTCAATAAAATCACCTGCTTTGTCGAGCGGAAGCTGTGTAGCAGAATCGCTCAAAGCATTCTTAGGGTCGGGATGTGTTTCAAAAAATATCCCGTCAACACCAACAGCAAGCGCCGCTCTGGTGAGTTTTTCGATAAATTTGGGACTTCCGCCGGACTGCTCCCCGATTGAAGGCTTTTGAACCGAATGAGTAGCATCAAATATGACCGGATAACCTGACTCAGCCATAATTACAAGCCCACGATAATCTACAACTAAATCGTGGTAGCCGAAAGTAGTACCTCGCTCAGTAAGCCAAATTTTCTCATTACCTGTGGATTTTACTTTTGCAGCAGCTTTGTGCATATCTTCGGGTGCCATAAATTGCCCTTTTTTGATATTCACAAATTTTCCTGTATCACCCGCTGTAAGAAGTATATCGGTCTGACGTGCCAGAAATGCAGGAATTTGAAGACAATCTACATATTTAGCTGCGATTTTAGCTTCTTCAGCAGAATGAATATCAGTCAATGTCCTAAGATTATATTTTTCTGCCGCAGACTTAATCCAGCTCAGTGCCCGTAAGTCTCCCATACCGGATATCGAATTAATGCTCGAACGGTTTGCTTTTCGGTATGATGCTTTAAAATAAAATTCAATACCTGCATTCTGAGTGAGTGAGGCAAGTGTTTCCGCTGTCTCATTAATTACAATTTCGGATTCCGCAAGACAAGGTCCGGCAATAATAATTATTTTATCCAATATGTTTTTTTCCGAATTCAGTTTTCAATACAATCAAAAATAAAACTTTTTTTGCAATTATTACGGTATTCGATATGAGATTTCAATTATTTGCAGTTCTATTTGAAAAAAAATTATTAAGTTTATATGCAGCAAAAAATACATTTTGAAAAATCTGTATTTTGAAACGATAAAAATTATGTCAAAAATAATAAGATAAAGAGGAAAACAGCAATGTCAGTTTTGATAGATGCTTATCTAACACCATTTTTTCCCGAGCACGAAAGCTTGTTCGAAGATGCGGCAGTTGTAATGATTGACGTTTTGAGAGCAAGTTCGACCGTAGCTTATGCTCTCCAAAGCGGAGCAAAAGAAATTGTACCTGTGGACGGATTGGATAAAGCAGTAAAAATATTCAGTGGATTAAGTAAGGAAGTCAGGTTTTTAGGTGGAGAACGAAATGGTGAAAAGCCCTCCGGATTCGATGCAGGCAACTCACCTTTTGAATATTCTCCCGAAAAAGTCAAGGGAAGAAGTGTCATTCTCACAACTTCCAATGGAACAAGGATTTTTCAAAAAGCCAAACAAGCAAAATTACGACTGATAGGCTCATTAGTGAATCATAAAGCAACTTTGAATCATCTTATTAATGAATATTTAATTAATAGTGACATAACCAAGAAAGTAATATTTCTTTGTGCGGGCAATGACGGAAGGCTTTCTTACGAGGATATGCTTTGCGCCGGTGCATTCATAGCTGAATTAACAAAAATATTGCCGGATTTCAAAATTTCAGACCCGGCTATGGCATCAATGCAACTTTACAACATCCATAAGAATGATTTGAAAAGTTTTCTGAGTACAAGAGACCACTCTCAACGTCTTAAAGAACTCAAACTTTTTCATGATTTAGATTTTTGCTTGTCAATGGATGTGTGCCACGTTGTTGCTATAGCAGAAAGTGCAAGCATTAGAAAATATTAAGTTACACCCGATACGACGAATTAAACCAAAATTAAAATAATTAAGTAATTAACACATTTATAATTCAGAATATTAACTAATTTATTTGAAGTTAAATATGAAGTCCAACAAAAGTAAAAGTGAAAAGCCAAGAGTTTACGATAAGCAATACAAAGTAATGTCAATATTACTTTTTTTCTTTGCAGTGCTGCTACTTCTGGCTCTTATTTCCTATACTCATAAAGATGATGAGAATGCCCGAGTTTCTCTTATGGAACTTTTCGGATTGCTTACCGGTGACCCTATTGTTGAGGCAAAGGCAGCAACAACACGCAACTGGTTAGGGCTTTTCGGAGCCTGGATTTCATATATAATCTATAATAAAACTGTTGGATTTGCATTTTTACCAGCGCCGCTTTTTTTAATTGCATGGACAAGATACATCTTTACGGGAAATAAAGTGTCTGATATTTTAATTAAATATACTACAGTATATCTAATTATGACAGTTCTCTTTTCGGCAATGATGGGCTCAATGATGACATTTGAAAATTTCTCCGGATTATCTCGTGAATGGAGTGGCTCTATAGGGCAATTTCTGGCAGCAGTATTTTCAGGATTATTAGGTTCGGTCGGTGCTGTGATATTATTTATCTGCGGAATGCTCATTACTTTATACCTTGGAACTGATATTAAGTTTGAAACAATTTATCAGAATATTATGGAATTTTTAGGGAAAGCAAAGTCCGGTATCACTGAAGCATTTGGTGACGACTCAGATAATGAGAATGATGAAAGCCAAACTGATGGTCATAATATTTCCAATGCAAAAAAAGTTAATGTTGACAGCAAAGTTGTTCAAACAACACAAGTTACTGCTCAAGCCAATACTGAGCCTGCTCGAGATATTCAGAGAAAACCTACGGTTATAATTAACAGAGCAACTATTAAGGATAGTGAAAACCAACAAAATCCATTTCAAAATATCAAGATCAAAAAAGTTGATGATAATCAGGAACCAATTTCTGAAATAGTGCCTGAAATAAAACCTGAAATTAATTCTGATGAGACTATTAAAGAGGTTGAAATTCCGGAATTTAAACCCAATTTCAAAAATATCAAGGAAAAAAGTTTCACAAGTCTTGATGAAATAGAAGAGGATAAATCAAAAAGTGAAACAGTTTTAATTGAGCCAATGCAGATTCAAGATGAAAATTCTACAAACCTGACTCTAAACAGCGAAAATTCCTTCATTGACAGTAAATTAAGCGATGAGGATATCTCTGAAAATACAAAACAATTAAATATTACACTCAATCGCTCCAAGACAATCGAAAAAGAACCGGTAAATTTGATTGGGACTGCTGTACTCGACGAGGAAATTAATTATAAATTCCCCGGTACTGAATTTCTGAATACAGAAAAAGCTAAATCATTTGTTGATGAAGCAGAACTTGAGATGAATGCACGGATATTGCAGGAGAAGCTCGAAACATTTAAAATTTTCATCGAAAATTTAAGTGTTACTCCCGGTCCTGTGGTAACTCAGTATGAGTTTGTACCGGCTGCCGGTATCAAAATCAGCAAAATTGAAAGTCTGAGCGATGACCTTGCAATGGCACTCAAAGCAAAAGGCATCAGAATAATTGCACCAATTCCCGGCAAAGGCACTATCGGAGTTGAAATTCCGAATGCAAATCCTTCGATTGTTCGTTTCGGTGAAACTGTTGAATCTCCAAAATTCAAAAATTCAGATTTCAAACTTCCGCTTGTAATGGGGAAAACTATTTCCGGCGATACTTACATAATTGATCTTGCCAAGATGCCGCACCTATTGATAGCAGGCTCCACAGGTTCCGGTAAATCAGTGGGTATCAATACAATTATTAGTTCTCTTGTCTATAAATTACACCCCAGTGAGCTGAAATTTGTAATGATTGACCCTAAGAAAGTCGAGCTTCAGTCTTACAGTAAGCTTAAAAATCACTACATGGCTGCTTCACCTGAGGTCCATGACACAATTGTTACTAAACCTGAAGATGCCGTAACAATTTTGAAAGCAGCAGTCGCCGAAATGGAAATTCGTTATGACATCCTTGCATCAGTTCGCCAGAGAAATATTGCCGACTATAATATAAAAGTGCGTCTTGGCGCTTTTAATGATAATAAGGATATGTCACATAAACCTATGCCATATATTGTCGTAATAATAGACGAGCTTGCTGACCTTATGCTTGTTGCATCGAAGGAAATTGAAGAGCCTATTACAAGGCTTGCCCAAATGGCACGCGCTGTTGGCATACATCTTGTTGTAGCCACTCAAAGGCCATCTGTTGACGTTATAACAGGTGTAATTAAAGCAAATTTCCCTGCAAGAATTGCTTATCTTGTAGCTTCTAAAATTGATTCAAGAACCATTCTTGATATGCAGGGTGCCGAACAGCTTCTTGGGCAGGGCGATATGTTATGCCTGCCTCCCGGTTCTCCAAAACCAGTTAGAATTCAAAATTCATTCATCAGCACTGATGAAGTGGAGGCTTTGTGTGACTTTATCGGTGACCAGAAGGGATATTCCGAACCGTATTACCTGCCAAGCATAAACGAAAAGTCGGAATCTGCCGGTTACTATGACCCTGAAGATCGTGACCCACTTTTTGAAGAGGCTGCAAGACTGATGGTACAGCATCAGCAGGGCTCTGTATCTCTTATTCAAAGGCGGCTTAAGGTTGGATACGCCAGAGCAGGAAGGATAGTTGACGAACTTGAAAGAGCCGGAATCATCGGTCCATTCGACGGTAGTAAAGCAAGGCTTGTATTAATTGATAACTTGGCTGATTTAGATAGAATTTTATAGCACTATAAACGGAATGAAATTATATGAAGCAATAAAGTAGCAACAATTATACGGTAATTAAATCACTGTGACATTCTAAGCATTTAATGAAATTTTCAATTATTTCTGGATTTATTTGCTTTTTCTGGTCTGTTATATTATAAAAATTTTCTACAAAAAGATTTATTATTCTACAAACCCAGTCATCTCTGATTAATACAATTCTGTTTTATTCATATCTCAGTGCATCTATCGGGTCTAAATTAGCAGCTTTCCATGCGGGGTAAGCACCAAAGACCACACCCAATACTGTACATATTACAATGCTGAATATTATCCAGTCAACAGGTATTGTTATGCTGAGTCCCAGCAAATTGCTGAATAATGCCGCCAAACCAAGTCCCATTCCAATTCCAATGAACCCTCCTATCTGGCTTAATGTAATTGTTTCGGTAATAAACTGTGACATAATCCAGAATTTCCTTGCTCCGAGTGCTTTTCTTATGCCGATTTCGCGAGTTCTTTCCTTGATTGTAACAAGCATTATGTTCATAATACCAATACCTGCGGCTATTAGGGCAATTATTCCTGATACAAAGCCAAATATTGATAAAAAACCGGTTATACTTTCGAATTGCAATGCAAGCGATTCGTTAGTTTCAAGCTCAAAACTATTCATTTCCCAGGGCTGCACATCGCGAATCCCACGAAGAATACCTATTGCTTCATCTATTACTGTTCGTAATTCATCTTTGCTTCCGGCTTTGACATTTATGTTAAGTGATTCTTCCCATCTTTCGGAGTAATATTTTAAAAATTGTGTCAGCGGAATAATTACATAATTATCCTGGCTTTTTCCAAGAATTGCACCTTTTGCTTCTGTTATGCCAACTACAGTATATTTCTGCTTGCCGATAATGATATCTTTTCCTATCGCATTACCACCGGGAAAGAGTAAAATCGAAATATCATTTCCGATAATTACAACATTTCTGTTAAAATCAATATCACCTGAATAAAATGACCTGCCATCAGCAATATTAATATTATTAGTAATGAAATAATCAGCATCTGTTCCAATAAGTGAAACATCAGGGTTAGACTCACTATTCATATATTTTATAGTATGTCCAGTTGATGTCGAATTGGCACTGATTGCAAAAGCAGATGTCATTTGTTTTTTGAAATCCTCTGCCTGACGATAAGTTAGTGGTTTACGGTTGCGGTACATTCTCCATGCATTACCACCAAGTTGAATTTTAGGTACTCTGAAAACTGAAAAAGTATTTTCGCCAAGTTCAGCCATTTGATCACTTACTGTTGTATTGATAGACCTTACAAGTCCCATTGCAACAATTATTGCAAACACTCCTATTGCGATACTTAGCAAAGTAAGCCCTGCACGGAGTTTATTTACTCTGATTGAATCTAATGCTATTAATATACTTTCGTAAAAATTCATTTAATTTCCTATTCAAATCTTAATGCTTCGACCGGGTCAAGATTTGCTGCTCGTATAGCAGGGATTAACCCCGCAAGAATACCAACAAATAATGAAACAAGCGATGCTATAATCAAAAGCTCAAGCGGTAAATACGGTTTTAGAAATTCAGCTTGGGGCTGATATTTCGGAACTATTGTTGCCACAGCATATACAATTCCACTACAGAATATCAGTGA
This is a stretch of genomic DNA from Ignavibacteriota bacterium. It encodes these proteins:
- a CDS encoding 2-phosphosulfolactate phosphatase, yielding MSVLIDAYLTPFFPEHESLFEDAAVVMIDVLRASSTVAYALQSGAKEIVPVDGLDKAVKIFSGLSKEVRFLGGERNGEKPSGFDAGNSPFEYSPEKVKGRSVILTTSNGTRIFQKAKQAKLRLIGSLVNHKATLNHLINEYLINSDITKKVIFLCAGNDGRLSYEDMLCAGAFIAELTKILPDFKISDPAMASMQLYNIHKNDLKSFLSTRDHSQRLKELKLFHDLDFCLSMDVCHVVAIAESASIRKY
- the lptC gene encoding LPS export ABC transporter periplasmic protein LptC — its product is MIEFKHHIKYLKIVFISLFVMWILASVTSCDIFDSKIAKPVDSTYVFPEPDQSGTDIEVLFVDSGYTKAKLKAKKGRVFQDNQETFLDDMVNVDFYSRFSGARISNLIADSARIDDVTKNMLARGNVVVISDSTGNKLETQILEWNNRTQKIYSNEFVKISTRNEIITGYGFESDQNLENYKINRVSGISYRNN
- a CDS encoding ABC transporter permease is translated as MNFYESILIALDSIRVNKLRAGLTLLSIAIGVFAIIVAMGLVRSINTTVSDQMAELGENTFSVFRVPKIQLGGNAWRMYRNRKPLTYRQAEDFKKQMTSAFAISANSTSTGHTIKYMNSESNPDVSLIGTDADYFITNNINIADGRSFYSGDIDFNRNVVIIGNDISILLFPGGNAIGKDIIIGKQKYTVVGITEAKGAILGKSQDNYVIIPLTQFLKYYSERWEESLNINVKAGSKDELRTVIDEAIGILRGIRDVQPWEMNSFELETNESLALQFESITGFLSIFGFVSGIIALIAAGIGIMNIMLVTIKERTREIGIRKALGARKFWIMSQFITETITLSQIGGFIGIGMGLGLAALFSNLLGLSITIPVDWIIFSIVICTVLGVVFGAYPAWKAANLDPIDALRYE
- the kdsA gene encoding 3-deoxy-8-phosphooctulonate synthase; its protein translation is MNSEKNILDKIIIIAGPCLAESEIVINETAETLASLTQNAGIEFYFKASYRKANRSSINSISGMGDLRALSWIKSAAEKYNLRTLTDIHSAEEAKIAAKYVDCLQIPAFLARQTDILLTAGDTGKFVNIKKGQFMAPEDMHKAAAKVKSTGNEKIWLTERGTTFGYHDLVVDYRGLVIMAESGYPVIFDATHSVQKPSIGEQSGGSPKFIEKLTRAALAVGVDGIFFETHPDPKNALSDSATQLPLDKAGDFIDSILRIHNFFKNQ
- a CDS encoding DNA translocase FtsK, with the protein product MLITLYLGTDIKFETIYQNIMEFLGKAKSGITEAFGDDSDNENDESQTDGHNISNAKKVNVDSKVVQTTQVTAQANTEPARDIQRKPTVIINRATIKDSENQQNPFQNIKIKKVDDNQEPISEIVPEIKPEINSDETIKEVEIPEFKPNFKNIKEKSFTSLDEIEEDKSKSETVLIEPMQIQDENSTNLTLNSENSFIDSKLSDEDISENTKQLNITLNRSKTIEKEPVNLIGTAVLDEEINYKFPGTEFLNTEKAKSFVDEAELEMNARILQEKLETFKIFIENLSVTPGPVVTQYEFVPAAGIKISKIESLSDDLAMALKAKGIRIIAPIPGKGTIGVEIPNANPSIVRFGETVESPKFKNSDFKLPLVMGKTISGDTYIIDLAKMPHLLIAGSTGSGKSVGINTIISSLVYKLHPSELKFVMIDPKKVELQSYSKLKNHYMAASPEVHDTIVTKPEDAVTILKAAVAEMEIRYDILASVRQRNIADYNIKVRLGAFNDNKDMSHKPMPYIVVIIDELADLMLVASKEIEEPITRLAQMARAVGIHLVVATQRPSVDVITGVIKANFPARIAYLVASKIDSRTILDMQGAEQLLGQGDMLCLPPGSPKPVRIQNSFISTDEVEALCDFIGDQKGYSEPYYLPSINEKSESAGYYDPEDRDPLFEEAARLMVQHQQGSVSLIQRRLKVGYARAGRIVDELERAGIIGPFDGSKARLVLIDNLADLDRIL